DNA from Arthrobacter sp. PvP023:
ACGGACGAGCACATCGTGTTTTCCGAGCCCAGCCGCGGCGTGTTCAAGTCGATCGTCATCCGGGACAACAAGATGGTGGGCGCCACCCTTCTCGGCGACAGCCGCAAGGTGGCCTACCTGACCCAGGCGTTCGACAAGGGGCTGCCCCTGCCGGAGGAGCGGATCGCCCTGATGTTCGACCTCGGCGGTCCCGCGGAGGAGCAGGGCGTGGCCGAACTCGACGACGACGCCCAGGTCTGCAACTGCAACGGCGTCAGCAAGAAGTCACTCGTGGACGTGGTTAAGGGCGGGTGCAACACCGTGGCCGGAGCCATGGACGCCACCCGGGCAGGCAAGGGCTGCGGTTCCTGCAAGCTGCTGGTGAAGCAGGTGGTGGAATGGGCTGCCGACGGCGCGGTGGAGGAGGACCCCGCCGCCAGCTACTACGTGCCGGGCATTCCACTGGACAAGCCCTCGCTGATGGCGGCCATCCGCAAGCAGGGACTCCGCTCCGTGTCCTCCGTGTTCGCCGCGCTGGCACCGGGCCGCGCGGAGGACGCCAAATCCAAGATGGGCCTCGCCTCACTCATGAAGATGATGCTTGCGGACCAGTACATCGACGAGCGGGACGCCCGGTTCATCAACGACCGCGTCCACGCCAACATCCAGCGCGACGGCACCTTCTCCGTGGTTCCGCAGATGAAGGGCGGCGTGACGTCCGTGCAGCAGCTGCGCCGGATTGCCGACGTCGCCGAGAAGCACAGTATTCCGCTGATCAAACTGACGGGCGGGCAGCGCATCGACCTTCTGGGTGTGCCCAAGGAGGACCTGCCGCAGGTCTGGGCGGACCTGGACATGCCCTCCGGCTACGCGTATGGGAAGAGCTTCCGCACCGTCAAGACCTGCGTGGGCAAGGACTTCTGCCGCTACGGCACCGGCGACTCCACCAAGCTGGGCATCGAGATCGAATCGCGGTTCCAGGGGATCGAGGCGCCAGCCAAGCTGAAGCTGGCCGTCTCGGGCTGCCCGCGGAACTGCGCTGAGTCGCTGGTCAAAGACGTGGGCGTGGTGGCGGTGGAAGGCGGCCGCTGGGAGATCTATGTCGGGGGAGCGGCCGGCGCCCACATCCGCAAGGGAGACCTGCTGGCCACCGTCGAGGACCCCGAAGAGGTCAAGGTGCTGACGGGCCGGTTCATGCAGTACTACCGGGAGAACGCCAACTGGCTGGAGCGGACCTACTCGTTCGTGCCGCGGGTGGGCATTGACCGCATCCGTGCCGTGGTGGTGGACGACGCGGAAGGCCTCGCAGCCGGACTGGACGCCGCCATGCAGGCGTCCGTGGACAGCTACGTGGATCCCTGGACCGAACGGGACGATCCGCTCACGCCCGGGCAGTTCCGCACCTCGCTGCCGCTCACGGTGCTTCCCCAGGTGCCGGTCCGATGAATGCCGGCCGCAATCTGGGCCCCGTCAGCCAGGTTCCCTTCGGGGAGGGGCGGGCGTTCGGCGTGGACGGCGAGCAGGTAGCCGTGTTCCGGCTCCGCGACGGCAGCCTGCGGGCGCTGTCCGCTGTCTGCCCGCACAAGGGCGGTCCGATCGCGGACGGCACCATCGATCAGGACGTGGTCCTGTGTCCGCTGCATCAGAACGCCTTCAGGCTGGACACCGGGTGCTCCACCACCGGCGCCGAACCTCTGACCAGCTACGACGTTCAAATCGACAACCATCAGAATATTATTCTGCGAATCTCCGCTAGGTAGCTAAATTAATTCGGCATATTCCGTTCCTGCTGTTGTCTGCGTCACTGACGGTTACGCGGGCCTTGTAAACTGGGGAGGCCGCGCGACCTTCGACGCCTTGCGAGTTTTTGTCCAGATAATTGCCCCAAACGGGGGATAAACCCGAATTATCTGGACAAAAACTCTGCGTTCCTGAGCCGGCCATACCCCGACCCACAAGGAACAGTTGTGCCACAAAGTACCCCAACAGAACTTAAGAGCCCGACGGCGCAATCCGCCGTCGTCGACTCCACCCTCAGTGCCGAGGGCTACAAGAAGTCCCTAAGCGGCCGCCAGGTCACCATGATCGCCATGGGCGGCGCCATCGGCGTCGGCCTCTTCATGGGTGCCGGCGGACGCCTGGCCTCTACGGGCCCCGCGCTGATTTTCTCCTACGCCATTGCCGGCGTCATCGCTTACCTGCTGATGCGTGCCCTGGGCGAGCTCATCATGTACCGCCAGACGTCGGGCTCGTTCGTCAGCTATGCCGGCGAAATGTTCGGCAAGAAGGGCGCGTATGTGTCCGGCTGGATGTACTTCATCAACTGGGCCATGACCGGCATCGCCGAGCTCATCGCGATCGGACTGTACTTCCAGTTCTTCTTCCCGAACGTGCCGGTGGAACTGACCGCCATCGCGGCCCTGCTGCTGCTCGTGGGCGTCAACCTCATGAGCGTCAAGGCGTTCGGTGAGTTCGAATTCTGGGCGTCCTGCCTCAAGGTCGGCGCCATCCTCATCTTCCTGGCCGTGGGCACCTTCATGGTGGTCACCAACGCCCAGGTGGGCGACGGCAACGCCTCGGTCAACAACCTCTTCGCAGCCGAAGGCGGGATGTTCCCCAAGGGCGCGCTGGTGATGATCCTGGTCCTGAACGCCGTGATCTTCGCCTACAACGGTATTGAGCTCGTCGGCATCACGGCCGGTGAAATGCAGGACCCCGCCAAGGAAGTGCCCAAGGCAATCCGCGCCGTGGTCTTCCGCATCGTGGTGTTCTATGTCGGTTCGGTGACCCTGCTGGCCATGCTGCTGCCCTCGGACCAGTACGTGGCAGGCACGTCGCCGTTCGTCACCGTGTTCGGCCAGATGGGCCTGGGCTGGATGGGCGATGTCATGAACATGATCGTCATCACCGCCGCACTGTCCTCCTGCAACTCGGGCCTGTACTCGATCGGCCGGATCTTCCGCACCATGGCCAACAACGGACACGCTCCGGAGTGGCTGACCCGGATGTCCAAGAGCCACGTGCCGTACGCGGCCATCCTGGCTATCGGCGCCGTCTACCTGGTCGGCATCCTGCTGAACATCTGGCTGGGCGGCTCGCACGCCTTCGACCTCGCGCTCAATTCCGCGTCGATCGGCGTGATCTTCACCTGGGGCGCCATCTTCGCCAGCCAGATCGCGCTGCGCAAGACTAAGGGCAAGGTTTCCTCCCTGCCCGCGCCCGGCGGAACCTGGAGCAGCTGGGCCGGCCTGGTTGCCCTGCTTGCCATCACCGTGCTGATCGGCTTCGACACCATGACCAGCAAGACCGGCGAGGTTTTCCACCTGGGCCTGTGGACCCTTGCCACCATTCCGTTCTTCGTTCTGGTGCTGTGGCTCGGCTGGCAGAAGGTCAAGGACAACGAGCCGAAGAGCGAGCTCTTCAGCTAACGCTGTTCACCCAAGCAGTACGACGACGGCAATGACGACGACGGCAGCGGTCACCTCACGAGGTGGCCGCCGCCGTCGTTCGCGCCCGGTACTTCAGGTGTTAGTCCTTCAGGTGTTTGGCGAAATGGTCTTCGATCCGTTGCCAGGCTTCGGCAGCCGCTTCAGGATCCGGCTTGATGCCCATCACCCGGAACAGCGGGCGGAGGAGCCGGGGGCCCTCCTCGGCGTCATTCATGAAGGCGTGGCCGGCGCCGTCGAATTCCTTGATGTCGTGTTCGACGCCGAGCCCCTCCAGCGTCGCTTCGAGTTTCGCTGCTGCTCCGGGCAGGGTGCGGTCCGCCTTGCCGAAGTTGCCCACCACGGGGCACGCGCCCGCCAAGGCTTCCTCCGGATTCTTCGGCAGCCTGCCGTAGTTGACGGCGGCAGCGTCGAAGCCCTTGTTGGCGAGGAGCAAGGCGAAGCCGCCGCCCATGCAAAATCCGATCACCCCCACCTTGCCGTTGGTGCGGCCGGACTTCTCCAGCCAGGCCTGCGCAATGGCCAGGTCCGTGAAAGCCTGGCCGGAGCCGGACGCCATCGACCGCATGGTGGAGACTATGCAGCGCCGCATGCCGCCGTTGCTGAAAAGGTCCACCGCCAGCGTCAGGTAGCCGGCGGCTGCCAGCCGGTCCGCCTGGCGGCGTGAAATGTCGTTGAGGCCGAATGCTTCGTGGATCATCAGGACGGCGGGGAACGGGCCCGGTCCCGCGGGTTCAGCCAGGTACCCGCGCAGGTTCGGGGAGCCGGTTCCGGCAGCGCCTGCGGGCGTGGCCGCGTTCCTTCCGGCGCCGCTGAGGTCGATGATCGTCATGGTGCGGACCTTCCGTTGGCGGTTGCTGTCCACCCGAGAATCTCACAAAAACGGCGGGCATCCCCCAAAGGAATGCCCGCCGTTTTTTCCAAGACAGTGGCCGTGGCCGCCGCCTAGGGTGCATTAGTCTCTTTTGAACTCGTCCTTCACGTTTTCGCCAACTTTCTTGGCGTCGGCAACAACCTGGTCCTTCTGACCCTCTGCGCGCAGACGGTCATTGTCCGTGGCGTTGCCGGCCGCTTCCTTGGCCTTGCCGCCAAGGTGCTCTGCTTCGTTCTGAATTTTGTCTCCGATACCCATGGTGTGTTCCACCTCTCGTTTCCGGTAAAAAAACTAAGCACATTCACCCTAACACGAAGCATACTTACTAAATCAAGCGGGCTGGAGCGGCACCCCTCCGCCACTTTGGCCCCGCCGCCACTTTCGCCGCGTCCGCACAGCGGGCCGGAGCGGCACCCCTCCGCCACGTCGCGTCCGCACAGCGGTCAGTGCAGCGTCGCCGCCGACGCTTGTCGGCGCTCCCGGATAGGCTCGAAGGCATGGACCACAAGACCACGCTCACGCATCACGTCAATGCCAGTCCGGACAAGGTCTGGGCCGTGATCTCGGACATCCCGGGCTCCGCCGCCACCCTCTCCGGAGTCGACTCCGTCCAGATGCTCAGCGAGGGCGGATACGGCGAAGGTACCCGGTGGAAGGAAACCCGGACCATGATGGGCCGGGCGGAAACCGTCGAAATGTGGGTGTCCCAGGCTGAGCCGCCGTCGCCCACGCGGGCCGGAACCACCACGGTCAAGGCGCTCCAGGGCGGTGCCGACTACACCACGCGGTTCATCCTTGCCGGGCGGGACGGCGGGACCGACCTCACCTTGACCTTCGGCGCCCGGATGGCCAGGGCCACTTTCCTGAGCAAGGTCATGCTGGCCCTTTTCGGCAGGATCGGCATGAGCATCACCCGGAAGGCGCTGGCCAGGGACGTCGCCGAGATTGCAGCGAAGGCCGAGTCCCTCTGATGGCGGACGGTCGCGCGGCAGGAAGGGCACCCAAGGCGCCCAAGGTGACGGCCCCCAGGCTCTCCCCGGTCAGGCTGGAGGAGCTGCGGGACGAGCCCGCACCGGACCTCCAGCGGGGCGAACGGTACGACGGCCTCAGGTTCAGCCGTGCCGATGCCGACGGCCTCGAGCTCAGCGGCACGGACTTCGCCGAGTGCGCCTTCGACGGGGTCTCCTTCAACGAGACGCAGCTGCGCGGCGCGACGTTCCGGGACTGCATCCTGGCCGAAATGTACGCCCCGGTGCTGACCGCGGCGCGGGCTACGCTGCGGGATGTGGAGATCGGCAATCCCCGGTGGGGTTCGGCGGAGCTGTACGAGAGCGGCTGGACGTCGGTGCGGATCGACGGCGGGAAGCTGGACTACGTGAACCTGCGCGGCTCCAGGCTGACGGATGTGCAGATCAGCGACTGCATCATCAACGAGCTGGACCTGGGCTCGGTGACGGGGATCCGGGTGGCGCTGAAGAACTGCACCATCGGCACGCTCGATCTCGCCGGCGCCAAGCTCAAGGACTTCGACCTGCGCGGCACGGACTTCCGCACCATCAGCGGACTCGGAAGCCTGTCCGGTGTAGTGATCGACGACTACCAGCTGAGCCTGCTGGCCCCGCTACTGGCAGCCCACCTCGGCGTCACTGTCCTCTAAATATGCTGGAGTTTTTGTCCACTTATTGCGTCCAAAAGCGCTCTTATCTCGCGATAAGTGGACAAAAACTCAAGCAGCAGGATGGGACCTTGGTTGACCCCTTGCGGCCGCAGTGTAATCTTTATAGAACGAACGGTCGGTAAATTAGTCGCCAGGCTCTTGCCGCCGCAGATGACATTGCCGTTAATCGCGTGAAGGGTGTTTCCATGGCCTCAGCAGTAGCAGGACCGCAGGCATTTTTGGTAGGCGGTGCCCGCACACCGGTGGGCCGCTACGGAGGCGCGCTCTCCGCTGTACGACCCGACGACCTTGCCGCCCTGGTGGTCCGCGAGGCCGTCTCCCGCGCAGGCCTTGACCCTGATTCCATCGACGAAGTGATACTCGGCAACGCCAACGGCGCCGGCGAGGAAAACCGCAACGTGGCCCGCATGGCCACCCTGCTGGCCGGGCTTCCCCTCCACATTCCCGGCATCACGGTCAACCGGCTTTGCGCCTCCGGCCTGAGCGCCATCATCATGGCCAGCCAGATGATCAAGTCCGGAGCGGCGGACATCGTCATTGCCGGCGGCGTGGAATCCATGAGCCGGGCACCCTGGGTACAGGAAAAACCGCAGACGGCGTTCGCGAAGCCCGGCGCCATCTTCGACACGTCCATCGGCTGGCGGTTCGCCAACCCGCTGTTCCAGAAGGGCGAGCTGTCCCGGGACGGCAAAATGACCTACTCCATGCCGGAAACGGCGGAGGAAGTGGGCCGGGTGGACGGCATTTCCCGCGAGGACGCCGATGCCTTCGCGGTCCGCTCCCACGAACGGTCGCTCGCGGCCATCGCCGCCGGCCGGTTCAAGGATGAGATCGTCCCGGTGACGGTGAAGACCCGCAAGGGCGAAACAGTGGTTGACACGGACGAGGGCCCCCGCGCCGGCACCACCATGGACGTGCTCTCCGGACTCCGCCCCGTGGTCAAGGGCGGCTCGATTGTCACCGCCGGCAACTCCTCCACGCTGAACGACGGCGCCTCCGCCATCATCGTGGCGTCCGAAGCGGCCATCCAGAAGCTGGGCCTCACCCCGCGCGCCCGCATCATCGACGGCGCCTCCGCCGGCTGCGAGCCCGAGATCATGGGCATCGGCCCCGTCCCCGCCACGCAGAAAGTGCTGGGCCGGAGCGGCTACAGCGTTGGCGACCTCGGCGCCGTCGAACTTAACGAAGCGTTCGCCACCCAGTCGCTGGCCAGCATGCGCCGGCTCGGGCTGGACCCGGAGATTGTGAACCGCGACGGCGGTGCCATCAGCCTGGGGCACCCGCTCGGTTCCAGCGGCTCACGGATCGCCATCACCCTGCTGGGGCGGATGGAACGCGAGGACGCCAGGATGGGCCTCGCCACCATGTGCATCGGCGTCGGCCAGGGCACCGCGATGCTGTTGGAGCGCGTGTAATGACGGCCCCGGAAAGCGCGAACGGACACTTGGGCACCCTGGACTTCCGCACCCTCCTGGTCGAGGAGCGGGACGACCGCGTGGTGGTGCTCCTCAACCGCCCCGAGGTCCGGAACGCCATCGACCAGCAGATGGTGGACGAACTCCACGTCGTCTGCGCCGCGCTGGAGCAGAACCCCAAAGTGCTCATCATTGCGGGCACCGACGGCGTCTTCGCCTCGGGCGCGGACATCGCCCAGCTGCGTGACCGGCGCCGGGACGATGCCCTGCAGGGCATCAACTCCACGATCTTCGTCCGGATCGCGAAGCTGCCCATGCCCGTGATCGCCGCCCTGGACGGCTACTGCCTGGGCGGGGGTGCGGAGCTGGCGTACGCCGCGGACTTCAGGATCGGGACGCCCAGCGTCCGAATCGGCAACCCGGAGACCGGCCTGGGCATCCTCGCAGCTGCCGGCGCCAGCTGGCGGCTGAAGGAGCTGGTGGGCGAACCCGTTGCAAAGCAGATCCTGCTGGCTGGCCTGGTGCTCCGCGCCGAGCAGGCCCTGGCCGTCAACCTCATCACGGAGATCCATGAGGCGCCCGTGCTGATGGACGGCGCGCATAGCCTGGCGGACCGCATTGCGCGGCAGGATCCGCTGGCCGTGCGGATCACCAAGTCTGTGTTCCACACCCCCGCCGAGGCGCACCCGCTGATCGACCAGCTGGCACAGGGGATCCTGTTCGAATCCCAGGCGAAGTTCGACCGGATGCAGGCTTTCCTGGACAAGAGAACAGATAAGAAATCTGCCAAGAATTCAGATCAATCAGACGGGACGAAGTAACCATGGGCAATTCCGTACTTCCGGCGGGCCTTCCCGCAACTGTCGGCGTCCTCGGCGGCGGCCGGATGGGGGCGGGCATCGCCCACGCCTTCCTGATCAACGGAGCCAACGTCCTGGTGGTGGAGCGGGACGAGGCCTCGGCCGAAGCCGCCCGGGAACGCGTCGAGTCCGCGGCCGCCAAGAGCATCGAGCGCGGCGCCACGGACGGCAACCTGGACGAAATGGTGTCGCGGCTCTCCGTGACGGTGGACTATGACGACTTCAAGGACCGCCAGTTGGTGGTGGAGGCCGTTCCGGAGGACTGGGACCTGAAGGTCTCCTCTCTCCGCGGAATCGAGGAGCGCCTCTCCGACGACGCCTACCTCGCCTCCAACACGTCCTCTCTGTCCGTCAACGGCCTGGCCCGCGAACTCAAGCGCCCGGGGAACTTCCTGGGCCTGCACTTCTTCAACCCGGTTCCCGCGTCCACGCTCATCGAGGTGGTACTCGGCGAGCAGACGGCCCCGGACCTGGCCGCCGCGGCGAAAAGGTGGGTGGAGGCGCTCGGCAAGACCGCCGTCGTCGTCAATGACGCTCCCGGCTTTGCCTCGTCGCGCCTGGGCGTGGCCATTGCCCTGGAAGCCATGCGCATGGTGGAGGAAGGCGTCGCGTCCGCAGAGGACATCGACAACGCCATGGTGCTGGGCTACAAGCACCCCACCGGGCCGCTGCGGACCACTGACATTGTGGGCCTGGACGTCCGGCTGGGCATCGCGGAGTACCTGCAGTCCACGCTGGGGGAGCGCTTCGCTCCGCCGCAAATCCTGCGCGACAAAGTGGCCCGCGGCGAACTGGGCCGGAAAACGGGCAAAGGATTCTTCGACTGGCCGGCTTAGGGTTCGAGGCCCATTGTGCGGTCCGGGCGGGTTCCGGGCCTTGCGTCCGGAAAGCTGAGGACCCGGAAAGCCTAGCGCCCGGCCCGCGCGTCGAGGGCGGACTTCAGGCCGTTCATCGCGGGGTCCCGGAGCGACATGAACGCCGGCTTCATGAACGGTTCAATGAGCTTGAGCGCGCCCTTGAGCTGGAATTCCGCCGTGTACTGCACCGTGCAGCCGGTCCCGTCCGGGGAGACGTCGATCGAGTCCTCGGAGATGACGGTTTTGTTTTGGCCCCGGAGCTTGATGTGGCTGCCGGTCAGCTCCACCACTTCGTAGATGAGGGTCTGACGCTTGCCCCGGAACTCCGCTTCGGCGTGGTACCTGTGGCCCATGGCAACGGGGCCCTCGGAGAGCTTCTTCACCACAGGGGTGCCCGGATCCCATTCAGCGGTGTGTTCGAAGGCTGACAGGTAGGTAAAGGCTTCCTCTGCCCCGAGGGGAGAGCTGACGGTTCCCGCTACTGTGATCATCCCAACAGCCTAGCCGCTGCCCCTAGGATGGTCCGGTGACTTCCATCGAACCCATCACGCTGACCGGTCAACACGTCGTTCTCGAACCGCTGAGCCACGCGCACCACGACGGCCTGGTGGAGGCTGCCCGCGACGGTGAACTCTGGAAGCTCTGGTACACCAGCGTGCCCGGCCCGGAGGGCATGGCCGCAGAGATCGACCGCCGGCTCCGGCTCCAGGAAGTCGGCTCCATGCTCCCGTTCACCACGCGCCTCCTTGATCCCGCCACCGGCGGTCCCGGCCGGGTGATCGGGATGACCACGTACATGAATATCGACGCCGCCACTCCCCGCGTGGAGATCGGTTCCACGTGGAATGCGGCTTCTTCGCACGGCACCGGAACCAACGCGGACTCCAAGCTGCTCCTGCTCCGGCACGCCTTTGAAACGCTGGGTTGCCCGGCCGTCGAGTTCCGGACGCACTGGCTCAACCACCAGTCCCGGGAGGCGATTGCGCGGCTCGGAGCCAAGCAGGACGGCGTGCTCCGCAGCCACACCCGGACGGCTGACGGGCAGCTCCGGGACACTGTGGTGTTCTCGATCCTCGAACATGAGTGGCCCATGGTCCGTGCCGGCCTGGAGTTCCGGCTGGCCAAGCGGCGCTAGACGGCCGAGCCCCGGATCGGGGAGCCATGGCCCACGCGGTCCGGATTGGCCAGGCCCCTACCTCGCCAACAGGCCACTACCTCGCCAAGGTGCCCGGCTTGACCTCCGCCATCACCGCCGTGGCATAGGCGCGGTGCCCGGTGGGGGTCGGGTGGAAGTTGGAATCCGCCAAGGGATTCCCGCCGTCGTAGGCGATCCACGGATCGGTGGAGTTCACGGCATGCCCGGCAAACCTCGCTGTGACGTCGACAAACTGCGCGTTCGCCCCGAAAGCATTGGCATTTGAAACTGCCGTGGCGATGGCGGTGTTGAGATTGTCGGTGGCCCGGTTGATGAGCCGCTGCTCTTCCGCGGAAAAATACGGGTTCCCGTCCGCCGGCTCGAACAGCCTTGGATACCCCAGGACGGCGATCTTCGCGGACGGAGCCGCCGTGTGAATCCGCCCGTAGGTGTAAGCGAGCGCCTCACCCACCTGACCCATCCCGCTTTCGGAGGACGCCACAGCGCCGGCGCACACTTCATCGCCGTAGGCGGCGCAGGCGCCCAGCACCTGGCTCACTCCCGCGTCGTTGGCTCCGGCGGTGATGGTGACGATTCCGGTGGACGGATTCAGTTTCCCTGCGCCGACGAGGCCCGTGAGCTGGGTGGTTACGCTGATTTGTTTCTGGAGCGGGTCATCGCCCGAAAAAAGGAGTGCCCCGTGGCAGGCGGCATTGACCACCAGGGACACTCGGCCTGTTTTGTCGACGTCGGCAACGTACCCCGGGCTGCTCTGCCAGCACGTCGCTTCGGGCGGCCTGACGGCCGCACCCGCACCGGTTCCCGCAGTGTAGGAGTCACCTACCGCTATGTAATCAAGTGCCCCTGCAGGCGCCGCTCCCGCCGGCCCTGCCGCGGTTCCCAAAGCCAGGGCCAGCGTTGCCAGGCCGGCAGCGTACGCCGCGCGCCGCCGTCGTAATATCCGGTCACTCATCAGTTTCCCCTTTGTGCTGAACTGTGCGCCGGGCTGTGGGCCGCGGGCCGGCGGCCAAGCCGCAAGTACGCCCAACGGTACCCGGCGGCCCGCCCGCCGGACACGGGCCGGAATACCCGTTTATTCGCAGGGCGCCACCCCATTTTCCGGCGGGTACCCGTGCCGGATGACGGGGGTCTGTGATTAGCTGTCTGGATGGAACAGCCTGGACAGCCCGTGCACTGGGACGGAGCCGTGAATGCCTGGCGCATTTCCGGCAGCGTGTTCCGGATGGGGCGCCGGGAATGGGTTACCGAGACGGGCTGGAAACAGGCGTACGACGACGGCGTCCGCACCGTGATCGACCTCCGGAACCCCTCGGAACACGGACTGAGGGACACGGACCCCGCTGTTGGCGCTGAGGTGCTGGCGGCGTTCGACGTGGTGCATGCTCCCACGGAGGAGCCGGACCACCCGGAGTTCAAAGAGTTGTGCTCCCCGTACCTGAACGATCCTGCCTGCTACGCGGCCAATGCCCGGCTGTTTCCGGACAAGCTGGTGGCCGTCTTCAAGGCGGTTGCCGCGGCACGCGCCGGTGTGGTGATCCACTGCTCCGCGGGCCGGGACCGCAGCGGAATGGTGGCTGCGATGCTCCAGGACCTCTCCGGCGCCGGCGACCATGAGATTGTGTCCGGTTACCAGGCGGCCATGCGGGGCATCAATGAGCGCCACCGGCTCGTCGGTCCGCCGCACAAACACGAGCGCTACCTGGCGGAGGACGTCCTGGTGCCGCTGCTGGAGAAGCGCGGCGGCGGAACCCTGGAATTCGTCCGCGGCCTGGATACCCGGAACTATCTCTTGCGGCACGGGGTCACCGTGGCCGAACTGGATGCCATCCGCTCCCGGCTGGCAGCCAGGGTGACGACGTAAACACACTATGGGGGACACCTTGACGCATCATTCCGGCCGGAACCAGTTCAACCGCGCCCTGGGGCTGGCCGCTTGTGCCGCCCTGGCGTTCGGCGGTACGTTCCTGGCTGTCCCCGCCGTCGCAGAGTCCGGTTCGCCGGTTCCCGACCCCTCCGTATCGGCGCCGGCCGTATCCACGCCTGCACCCGCCGCGACTGCGCCCCCGGCGACGGCATCGCCCCCTGCGGGCGGTTCCGCACCCGCCATCAGCGACGCCGGCCTGACGGAGGCCATCCTCCGCGACCTGGGCATGACACTGGAGCAGTTCAACGCGGCCGGTGACCAGGGCAAACGCGCGGCCGACGCCGTTGCCTCCTTGCGCGGATTGCCCGGCTACGTGGGAATCAGCTTGAAAGACGGCCGGATTGTGGTCGAGGGCAGCGGCCCGGAGCTCGACGCCCGGGTGGCGGAACTCAATGCCGCGGGAACCGGAGATTTTGTGCTTGTGGCGTCCAGTGCGGTGCCGGCGGCGCCGGCCGCATCACCGGCACCTTCAGCGTCCGCCCCCTCAGGGGCAGCCCAGCCTGCGCCGGAACGCGTCGCGGCCAGCACGGACCAGCTGTTCAAGGACTACGTCCGCGAGGTCGGCGCCGAAGGCCTCCAGGCTGTGGCGTATGCCAACGGCAGCTTTGTGATCCGCACCGGCGGCACCAACCAGCCGGAGGCCGAAGGCGCCCCGGCCAACCCGGCAACCCCCGGGCGCTTGGCGGCGTCGCCCTCGCCGTCCGAATTCGTGGCGCGCTATTCAAACGTCCGCCTGGAAGAGGGCGCACCGCTTGCCCCGGAGGAGGACTTCTTCGGCGGGCAAGGCTACGTCCTCAACAACGGCGTCATCTGCTCCGCCGGTTACGGTGCGTACAGCCCGGACGGGAAACCGCTGGTCCTCACTGCCGGCCACTGCACCGAAGACGGCACCCTCACCACGGCCAACGTGGAGAGCCCGGAATCGCCCGCGAACAAACTTCTCGGCACCCTGGGCTTCAGCCAGTTCGGCGGCCCGGGCAACTCCTGGATCACGGGCGACGAGGCCAACCCCGGAAACGTGGGCACGGACATCGCGGAGATCGGGGACATCCGGCCGGGCCTTGACGTTCAACCCGCAACCTCCCGCTGGGATGCGCCCGCGGACCCCGGATCCACGGCCGTGAAGATCATCGGAACCGCGTCGCCGTCGCCCGGACAGGCCGTCTGCCGGTCCGGCCGGACTGCCCGCTGGTCCTGCGGCACCGTGGACGAAGTGGGCATCTACGTCGTGGGCGGTTTCACCGCCGACCCGTCCGACCTCCGGGCCTTCCGCGGCTTCCTGTCCACCTCCGTCCAGTCCAGCGGCGGCGACTCCGGCGGACCTTGGATCAGCGGCAACTTCGCCGTCGGCACCCACTCCGCGGGGGACCGGGTTGTTCCCGGCCAGCCGATCAACAACTTCGCCGTTGCCACCACGCTGGAAGACGCCATGACCCGGCTTCCCGGCGTGCAGCTTCAGCTGTTCCTCAACAAACCCCTGCTCACCGAACCGGCCGACGGCGGCGGAGTGGCACTCGGCCAGACCATCACCGGGCAGGTCCCGGCGGCCCCCGCCTCCGCCGTCGCCGCGGGATCGAAGGTCCGCATCACCGTGCCCGGGCACGAAC
Protein-coding regions in this window:
- a CDS encoding dienelactone hydrolase family protein: MTIIDLSGAGRNAATPAGAAGTGSPNLRGYLAEPAGPGPFPAVLMIHEAFGLNDISRRQADRLAAAGYLTLAVDLFSNGGMRRCIVSTMRSMASGSGQAFTDLAIAQAWLEKSGRTNGKVGVIGFCMGGGFALLLANKGFDAAAVNYGRLPKNPEEALAGACPVVGNFGKADRTLPGAAAKLEATLEGLGVEHDIKEFDGAGHAFMNDAEEGPRLLRPLFRVMGIKPDPEAAAEAWQRIEDHFAKHLKD
- a CDS encoding amino acid permease; translated protein: MPQSTPTELKSPTAQSAVVDSTLSAEGYKKSLSGRQVTMIAMGGAIGVGLFMGAGGRLASTGPALIFSYAIAGVIAYLLMRALGELIMYRQTSGSFVSYAGEMFGKKGAYVSGWMYFINWAMTGIAELIAIGLYFQFFFPNVPVELTAIAALLLLVGVNLMSVKAFGEFEFWASCLKVGAILIFLAVGTFMVVTNAQVGDGNASVNNLFAAEGGMFPKGALVMILVLNAVIFAYNGIELVGITAGEMQDPAKEVPKAIRAVVFRIVVFYVGSVTLLAMLLPSDQYVAGTSPFVTVFGQMGLGWMGDVMNMIVITAALSSCNSGLYSIGRIFRTMANNGHAPEWLTRMSKSHVPYAAILAIGAVYLVGILLNIWLGGSHAFDLALNSASIGVIFTWGAIFASQIALRKTKGKVSSLPAPGGTWSSWAGLVALLAITVLIGFDTMTSKTGEVFHLGLWTLATIPFFVLVLWLGWQKVKDNEPKSELFS
- a CDS encoding SRPBCC family protein, translated to MDHKTTLTHHVNASPDKVWAVISDIPGSAATLSGVDSVQMLSEGGYGEGTRWKETRTMMGRAETVEMWVSQAEPPSPTRAGTTTVKALQGGADYTTRFILAGRDGGTDLTLTFGARMARATFLSKVMLALFGRIGMSITRKALARDVAEIAAKAESL
- the nirB gene encoding nitrite reductase large subunit NirB, with the protein product MTATLGNRQRGPLPKGKVPQGKVPQGKPNARRRLVVIGNGMAGARAVEEILARGGAEQFTITMFGDEPYGNYNRIMLSHVLSGEESDADIFLNSLHWYQDNNITLHAGVRVERIDRFTKYVFANNGHVVPYDVLIIATGSQSFMPPMDGLYTPSGSIKPGVFTFRTIDDTRNMVQHARNGDDPDRERRAVVIGGGLLGLEAARGLQSHGIDVDVVHSGGHLMNAQMGPDGGAILRRSVEALGIRVHTGSRTTAVLGTDKVTGVRLRDQPDIGCDMVVVAAGIRPNVDLAVLSGLHVERAIVVDDQLRVVDEDDIYAVGECVQHRGEVYGLVAPLWEQAVVLADHVTGSDTSSAYLGSRIATKLKVAGVEVASMGLHGPERDTDEHIVFSEPSRGVFKSIVIRDNKMVGATLLGDSRKVAYLTQAFDKGLPLPEERIALMFDLGGPAEEQGVAELDDDAQVCNCNGVSKKSLVDVVKGGCNTVAGAMDATRAGKGCGSCKLLVKQVVEWAADGAVEEDPAASYYVPGIPLDKPSLMAAIRKQGLRSVSSVFAALAPGRAEDAKSKMGLASLMKMMLADQYIDERDARFINDRVHANIQRDGTFSVVPQMKGGVTSVQQLRRIADVAEKHSIPLIKLTGGQRIDLLGVPKEDLPQVWADLDMPSGYAYGKSFRTVKTCVGKDFCRYGTGDSTKLGIEIESRFQGIEAPAKLKLAVSGCPRNCAESLVKDVGVVAVEGGRWEIYVGGAAGAHIRKGDLLATVEDPEEVKVLTGRFMQYYRENANWLERTYSFVPRVGIDRIRAVVVDDAEGLAAGLDAAMQASVDSYVDPWTERDDPLTPGQFRTSLPLTVLPQVPVR
- a CDS encoding CsbD family protein, producing MGIGDKIQNEAEHLGGKAKEAAGNATDNDRLRAEGQKDQVVADAKKVGENVKDEFKRD
- a CDS encoding Rieske (2Fe-2S) protein, whose amino-acid sequence is MNAGRNLGPVSQVPFGEGRAFGVDGEQVAVFRLRDGSLRALSAVCPHKGGPIADGTIDQDVVLCPLHQNAFRLDTGCSTTGAEPLTSYDVQIDNHQNIILRISAR